Proteins encoded together in one Sceloporus undulatus isolate JIND9_A2432 ecotype Alabama chromosome 4, SceUnd_v1.1, whole genome shotgun sequence window:
- the SDC2 gene encoding syndecan-2 isoform X2 has protein sequence MWTVWLLLACAWMASCASAETRAALTSDKDLYLDNSSIEEASGVYPIDDDDYTSGSGSGDEEEGDNTMIDSTSRMPPERPVIPASDAPRTERTTLKTQTKSPEEIDKKKILKPDAENKNDKNEPGEDADVFTQKHSENLFQRTEVLAAVIAGGVIGFLFAIFLILLLVYRMRKKDEGSYDLGERKPSSAAYQKAPTKEFYA, from the exons AGAGCAGCACTCACCTCTGATAAAGACCTATATCTTGACAACAGCTCTATTGAAGAAGCATCAGGCGTCTATCCAATAGATGATGACGATTATACTTCTGGGTCAGGCTCAG GAGATGAAGAGGAAGGAGATAACACAATGATAGACTCAACATCTAGAATGCCTCCAGAGCGTCCAGTGATTCCAGCTAGTGATGCCCCTAGGACTGAGCGAACTACACTGAAAACTCAGACCAAG TCACCTGAAGAgattgataagaagaaaatacttAAGCCAGATGCTGAAAATAAAAACGATAAAAATGAACCAGGTGAAGATGCTGATGTTTTCACTCAAAAACACTCAGAAAACCTTTTTCAGAGAACAGAAGTATTGGCAG CTGTTATCGCTGGTGGAGTTATTGGCTTTCTCTTTGCAATCTTCCTTATCTTGCTTTTGGTATATCGCATGAGGAAGAAGGATGAAGGCAGCTACGACCTCGGGGAACGTAAGCCATCGAGTGCTGCCTATCAGAAGGCACCTACTAAAGAGTTTTATGCATAA
- the SDC2 gene encoding syndecan-2 isoform X1 translates to MWTVWLLLACAWMASCASAETRAALTSDKDLYLDNSSIEEASGVYPIDDDDYTSGSGSGDEEEGDNTMIDSTSRMPPERPVIPASDAPRTERTTLKTQTKVPAQTKSPEEIDKKKILKPDAENKNDKNEPGEDADVFTQKHSENLFQRTEVLAAVIAGGVIGFLFAIFLILLLVYRMRKKDEGSYDLGERKPSSAAYQKAPTKEFYA, encoded by the exons AGAGCAGCACTCACCTCTGATAAAGACCTATATCTTGACAACAGCTCTATTGAAGAAGCATCAGGCGTCTATCCAATAGATGATGACGATTATACTTCTGGGTCAGGCTCAG GAGATGAAGAGGAAGGAGATAACACAATGATAGACTCAACATCTAGAATGCCTCCAGAGCGTCCAGTGATTCCAGCTAGTGATGCCCCTAGGACTGAGCGAACTACACTGAAAACTCAGACCAAGGTACCTGCACAAACAAAG TCACCTGAAGAgattgataagaagaaaatacttAAGCCAGATGCTGAAAATAAAAACGATAAAAATGAACCAGGTGAAGATGCTGATGTTTTCACTCAAAAACACTCAGAAAACCTTTTTCAGAGAACAGAAGTATTGGCAG CTGTTATCGCTGGTGGAGTTATTGGCTTTCTCTTTGCAATCTTCCTTATCTTGCTTTTGGTATATCGCATGAGGAAGAAGGATGAAGGCAGCTACGACCTCGGGGAACGTAAGCCATCGAGTGCTGCCTATCAGAAGGCACCTACTAAAGAGTTTTATGCATAA